One genomic window of Macaca mulatta isolate MMU2019108-1 chromosome 8, T2T-MMU8v2.0, whole genome shotgun sequence includes the following:
- the FBXO32 gene encoding F-box only protein 32 isoform X1, whose amino-acid sequence MNILEKVVLKVLEDQQNIRLIRELLQTLYTSLCTLVQRVGKSVLVGNINMWVYRMETILHWQQQLNNIQITRPAFKGLTFTDLPLCLQLNIMQRLSDGRDLVSLGQAAPDLHVLSEDRLLWKKLCQYHFSERQIRKRLILSDKGQLDWKKMYFKLVRCYPRKEQYGDTLQLCKHCHILSWKGTDHPCTANNPESCSVSLSPQDFINLFKF is encoded by the exons ATGAATATTTTGGAAAAAGTGGTTCTGAAAG TCCTTGAAGACCAGCAAAACATTAGACTAATAAGGGAACTACTCCAGACCCTCTACACGTCCTTATGTACACTGGTCCAAAGAGTCGGCAAGTCCGTGCTGGTTGGCAACATTAACATGTGGGTGTATCGGATGGAGACGATTCTCCACTGGCAGCAGCAGCTGAACAACATTCAGATCACCAGG CCTGCCTTCAAAGGCCTCACCTTCACGGACCTGCCTTTGTGCCTACAACTGAACATCATGCAGAGGCTGAGCGACGGGCGGGACCTGGTCAGCCTGGGCCAGGCGGCCCCCGACCTGCACGTGCTCAGTGAAGACCGGCTGCTGTGGAAGAAACTCTGCCAGTACCACTTCTCTGAGCGGCAG aTCCGCAAACGATTAATTCTGTCAGACAAAGGGCAGCTGGATTGGAAGAAGATGTATTTCAAACTTGTCCGATGTTACCCGAGGAAAGAGCAGTATGGAGATACCCTTCAGCTCTGCAAACACTGTCACATCCTTTCCTGGAAG GGCACTGACCATCCGTGCACTGCCAATAACCCAGAGAGCTGCTCCGTTTCACTTTCACCCCAGGACTTTATCAACTTGTTCAAGTTCTGA